A genome region from Stenotrophomonas maltophilia includes the following:
- a CDS encoding DUF411 domain-containing protein encodes MNRILSLGLLLGTVLATAACARAAEESPATPVASEAPAVPAQVSPAKIDPALPVAIVHKTASCGCCGIWVDHLKAAGFQVDVRDTDDMNPIKVRLGVPVGKASCHTAEIGGYVVEGHIPAEDIKRLLAERPTARGLVLPGMPAGSPGMEMPDGYVQPYTVELVRADGSTEPFAQHGQGG; translated from the coding sequence ATGAACCGTATTCTCTCTCTTGGCCTGCTGCTGGGCACCGTACTGGCCACGGCTGCCTGCGCGCGTGCCGCCGAAGAATCGCCTGCCACGCCGGTTGCCAGCGAAGCACCGGCGGTGCCGGCCCAGGTCAGCCCGGCCAAGATCGATCCGGCCTTGCCGGTGGCCATCGTGCACAAGACCGCCAGCTGCGGTTGCTGCGGAATCTGGGTCGATCACCTGAAGGCCGCCGGCTTCCAGGTGGATGTGCGTGACACCGACGACATGAACCCGATCAAGGTCCGCCTGGGTGTACCGGTCGGCAAGGCGTCCTGCCATACCGCCGAGATCGGCGGGTATGTGGTCGAGGGCCACATCCCGGCGGAGGACATCAAGCGCCTGCTGGCGGAGCGTCCCACGGCGCGTGGCCTGGTGCTGCCCGGCATGCCGGCCGGTTCGCCAGGCATGGAAATGCCCGATGGCTACGTGCAGCCGTACACCGTCGAACTGGTGCGCGCCGACGGCAGTACCGAGCCGTTTGCCCAGCATGGGCAGGGCGGCTGA
- a CDS encoding TonB-dependent receptor domain-containing protein, whose product MTRPVPPAALRRLAPALLAACLCTALPTMAQSAASALVELHLPAGPLHASLNALARQSGIQLLFAADSVSGRSAPALDGRYAPRDALQRLLQGHDLTLQERVPGVFVVSATAAQTKARPDATIRPAAPANPTSLARVTVSASTARMPQGETAMPNTITVLTREDIAQQLALGSDVSRVLSSQIPAFAPAREKMSNYGETMRGRGILYMVDGVPQSTPLRDGSRDSHTIDPAMIERIEVIHGANALQGIGGTGGIVNIITRSAPSEPGAFLLDTNVSYSSALPSRHDDNGQRGSALVGVRGEQFDLVAGLAYEKQGLYHDGEGRSIGTNAQGELMDSTSSNVFAKLGWNIAEGQRLQVMANRYELRGLDNYFAVNGDFRTGRPTISVRGDTPLDPPMNRSRSLTVDYSAADLLGGRFQAQAFAVDFEGRYGASQWDPWGNTGANAAWDQTQNESDKRGFKLTQSWSRIADTTLDVTLGLDGLRDRTHQVLLASGMNWVPLTTYQSLSPLLQLHWWPTDHLMLSGGLRYEKGELEVGDYTTLPRYGARKVTGGKPTMSETLPNFGAVWYINDRLNAYASYSEGYTVADVGRVLRAINRDGQRVESLIDLSPVVSDNREIGLEYDDGRFSSDIAYYTSESKLGSVLVYDPGIDAYAVQRQATRVEGFESNLRLRLGDSRLGLGYARANGRYDADIDGRLDSDLAGVNIAPNRLTAFWEQGWTPQFSTRLQASHAFDRDFDLRGARVAEFKGYTMVDLVARYTLGKHALTLGVQNLADKQYISYYSQTTPSNPSYFSGRGRVLTLGWQYRY is encoded by the coding sequence ATGACCCGCCCTGTCCCACCTGCCGCCCTGCGCCGGCTGGCCCCTGCCCTGCTCGCCGCCTGCCTGTGCACGGCCCTGCCTACCATGGCGCAGAGCGCTGCATCCGCGCTCGTCGAGCTTCACCTGCCCGCCGGCCCGCTGCATGCGTCGCTCAATGCGCTCGCGCGCCAGAGTGGCATCCAGCTGTTGTTCGCCGCCGACAGTGTGAGTGGCCGCAGCGCGCCGGCACTGGATGGGCGCTATGCACCGCGCGATGCGCTGCAACGCCTGTTGCAGGGCCACGACCTGACCCTGCAGGAACGCGTCCCCGGGGTATTCGTGGTCAGTGCAACTGCCGCACAGACCAAGGCCAGGCCCGACGCAACGATACGCCCCGCCGCACCGGCCAATCCGACCTCGCTGGCCCGTGTCACGGTCTCGGCCTCGACCGCTCGCATGCCGCAGGGCGAGACGGCGATGCCCAACACCATCACGGTGCTGACCCGCGAGGACATCGCCCAGCAGCTGGCATTGGGTTCGGATGTGTCGCGGGTGCTCTCGTCACAGATCCCGGCGTTTGCCCCGGCGCGCGAGAAGATGTCCAACTACGGCGAAACCATGCGTGGCCGCGGCATCCTCTACATGGTCGACGGCGTGCCACAGTCCACCCCCCTGCGTGACGGCTCACGGGATTCGCACACCATCGACCCGGCGATGATCGAGCGCATCGAGGTCATCCACGGCGCCAACGCGCTGCAGGGCATCGGCGGTACCGGTGGCATCGTCAACATCATCACCCGCAGCGCGCCCAGCGAGCCGGGTGCCTTCCTGCTCGACACCAATGTCAGCTACAGCTCCGCCCTGCCCAGCCGCCACGACGACAATGGCCAGCGCGGCTCGGCCCTGGTGGGCGTGCGCGGCGAACAGTTCGACCTGGTTGCCGGCCTGGCCTATGAGAAGCAGGGCCTGTACCACGACGGCGAGGGCCGATCGATCGGCACCAACGCGCAGGGCGAGCTGATGGACTCGACCTCATCGAACGTGTTCGCCAAGCTGGGCTGGAACATTGCCGAAGGCCAGCGCCTGCAGGTGATGGCCAACCGCTACGAGCTGCGCGGGCTGGACAACTACTTCGCGGTGAATGGCGATTTCCGCACCGGCCGCCCGACGATTTCGGTGCGCGGTGACACGCCGCTGGACCCACCGATGAACCGCTCGCGCTCGCTGACCGTGGACTACAGCGCCGCAGACCTGCTCGGTGGCCGCTTCCAGGCGCAGGCGTTCGCGGTCGACTTCGAGGGACGCTATGGCGCCAGCCAGTGGGACCCGTGGGGCAATACCGGTGCCAATGCCGCCTGGGACCAGACCCAGAACGAATCGGACAAGCGCGGCTTCAAGCTGACCCAGAGCTGGAGCCGCATCGCCGATACCACGCTGGATGTGACCTTGGGCCTGGACGGCCTGCGTGACCGCACCCACCAGGTGCTGCTGGCCAGCGGCATGAACTGGGTACCGCTGACTACCTACCAGAGCCTGTCGCCGCTGCTGCAGCTGCACTGGTGGCCAACCGACCACCTGATGCTGTCCGGCGGCCTGCGCTACGAAAAGGGTGAGCTGGAGGTGGGCGACTACACCACCCTGCCCCGCTATGGCGCGCGCAAGGTGACCGGCGGCAAGCCGACCATGAGCGAAACCCTGCCCAACTTCGGCGCGGTCTGGTACATCAACGATCGTCTCAACGCCTATGCCTCCTACTCGGAGGGATACACCGTGGCCGACGTCGGCCGCGTGCTGCGCGCGATCAACCGCGACGGCCAGCGCGTCGAGAGCCTCATCGACCTGTCGCCGGTGGTGTCGGACAACCGCGAGATCGGCCTGGAGTATGACGATGGCCGCTTCAGCAGTGACATCGCCTACTACACCTCCGAATCGAAGCTGGGTTCGGTGCTGGTCTATGACCCGGGCATCGATGCTTACGCAGTGCAGCGCCAGGCGACCCGCGTGGAGGGCTTTGAAAGCAACCTGCGGTTGCGGCTTGGCGACAGCCGGCTCGGCCTGGGCTATGCCCGTGCCAACGGCCGCTACGACGCCGACATCGACGGTCGCCTCGACAGCGACCTGGCCGGCGTCAACATCGCACCGAACCGGCTGACCGCGTTCTGGGAACAGGGCTGGACGCCGCAGTTCAGCACCCGCCTGCAGGCCAGCCATGCCTTCGACCGCGATTTCGACCTGCGCGGCGCACGAGTGGCAGAGTTCAAGGGTTACACCATGGTGGACCTGGTCGCGCGCTACACGCTGGGCAAGCACGCGCTCACGCTGGGCGTGCAGAACCTGGCGGACAAGCAGTACATCAGCTACTACTCGCAGACCACGCCGTCGAACCCAAGTTATTTCTCCGGCCGCGGCCGGGTGCTGACGCTGGGCTGGCAGTACCGCTACTGA
- a CDS encoding FecR family protein: MSPQPPPSTPQPPIQPATTDQVLDQHRDALKERFPMPSADALQRRRGGRAAKIVLPLLLIAATGVFIADPAWQVHDYRTVVGERRDIRLPDGSHLLLDAGTHLQVRRHIRSRQVVLVQGQARFQVQHSSWRPFEVEAGPVRVRNYGTVFDVDRQGNLSEVTLWRGEVGVRVDGRGAEQRLKPGQRMLAQPGSLSPPEPVSPDRADWTHGRLQFDRLPLAEVLRILQRYHDRPIVLDDPQLGPLRVSGVFDADHAETAVALLPEILPVQVHTASDGSLHLRARD, from the coding sequence ATGAGTCCACAGCCGCCGCCGTCCACACCGCAACCGCCGATCCAACCCGCCACCACCGACCAGGTGCTGGACCAGCATCGCGACGCCCTGAAGGAACGCTTCCCCATGCCCAGCGCGGATGCCCTGCAGCGTCGTCGCGGTGGGCGTGCGGCGAAGATCGTCCTGCCGCTGCTGCTGATCGCGGCCACCGGCGTGTTCATTGCCGACCCGGCATGGCAGGTGCACGACTATCGGACTGTGGTGGGCGAACGCCGCGACATCCGCCTGCCCGATGGCAGCCATCTCCTGCTCGACGCCGGTACCCATCTGCAGGTTCGCAGGCACATTCGCTCGCGACAGGTAGTGCTGGTGCAGGGCCAGGCCCGTTTCCAGGTGCAGCACTCGAGCTGGCGCCCGTTCGAGGTCGAGGCCGGGCCGGTGCGGGTGCGCAACTACGGCACGGTGTTCGACGTGGACCGGCAGGGCAACCTCAGCGAGGTCACCCTGTGGCGCGGCGAGGTGGGCGTGCGCGTGGATGGCCGGGGCGCCGAGCAGCGCCTGAAGCCGGGGCAGCGCATGCTGGCCCAGCCGGGATCGTTGTCGCCACCCGAACCGGTCAGCCCGGACCGGGCCGACTGGACCCATGGCCGCCTGCAGTTCGATCGCCTGCCGCTGGCCGAAGTGCTGCGCATCCTGCAGCGGTATCACGACCGCCCGATCGTGCTGGATGACCCGCAGCTGGGACCATTACGGGTCTCGGGCGTGTTCGATGCCGATCACGCCGAGACCGCTGTTGCACTGTTGCCGGAGATCCTGCCGGTGCAGGTGCACACGGCCAGCGATGGCAGCCTGCATCTGCGCGCACGCGATTGA
- a CDS encoding EamA family transporter, with translation MQNVPQWLVWAGLSACFAALTALFAKVGVKGVDSDLAMAIRTLVVAAVILPLVVVTGKWSNPLLLPGRTQLFLVLSALATGASWLFYFRALQSGELAKVAVVDKFSVVLVIVLAYLLLGERPTLREWSGIGLVVAGVIVLATKK, from the coding sequence ATGCAGAACGTTCCGCAGTGGTTGGTGTGGGCCGGGTTGTCGGCGTGCTTCGCCGCGCTGACCGCGTTGTTCGCCAAGGTGGGCGTGAAGGGCGTCGACTCGGACCTGGCCATGGCGATCCGCACCCTGGTGGTGGCCGCGGTGATCCTGCCGTTGGTGGTGGTTACCGGCAAATGGTCCAATCCGCTGCTGTTGCCGGGTCGCACCCAGTTGTTCCTGGTGCTGTCTGCACTGGCCACCGGCGCTTCATGGCTGTTCTACTTCCGCGCGCTGCAAAGTGGTGAGCTGGCCAAGGTCGCGGTGGTCGACAAATTCAGTGTGGTGCTGGTGATCGTGCTGGCCTACCTGCTGCTGGGCGAACGACCGACCCTGCGGGAATGGAGCGGGATCGGCCTGGTGGTGGCCGGGGTGATCGTGCTGGCGACGAAGAAGTAG
- a CDS encoding RNA polymerase sigma factor, producing the protein MPRLPSPCPPAPPLMSSLVRHYEELVEYLRRRFRSPGLAREVVHDVCVRLLERPVAHDARQPVALLRRIAHDAAVDRCRAEDLRRHWVEGRAKLPDDACPRPGPEQQAQGQQAMQRLGATIERMPCRRQQVFILHKIHELPQAEVARRMGIGLKAVERHLRLAMADCHLSAGLR; encoded by the coding sequence ATGCCCCGCCTGCCCTCTCCCTGCCCGCCTGCGCCGCCGTTGATGTCCTCGCTGGTGCGCCATTACGAGGAACTGGTGGAATATCTGCGCCGCCGTTTCCGCTCGCCGGGGCTGGCCCGTGAGGTGGTGCACGATGTCTGCGTGCGCCTGCTGGAGCGTCCGGTCGCGCATGACGCACGGCAACCGGTCGCGCTGCTGCGGCGGATCGCACACGATGCCGCGGTGGACCGCTGCCGCGCCGAGGATCTGCGCCGGCACTGGGTGGAGGGGCGTGCCAAGCTGCCCGATGACGCCTGCCCGCGCCCCGGGCCGGAGCAGCAGGCGCAGGGACAGCAGGCCATGCAGCGACTGGGCGCGACCATCGAACGCATGCCCTGCCGCCGCCAGCAGGTCTTCATCCTGCACAAGATCCATGAACTGCCACAGGCCGAGGTCGCCCGGCGCATGGGCATCGGCCTCAAGGCGGTGGAGCGCCACCTGCGCCTGGCCATGGCCGATTGCCACCTGTCGGCTGGCCTGCGATGA
- a CDS encoding response regulator transcription factor, with protein MRKPPAPAAEPAPIVYVVDDDPSVRAALEDLLASMGLQVRAFASTQAFLEHELEDTPACLVLDVRMPGQSGLEFQRSMGSLGLQLPVVFITGHGDIAMGVNAIKDGAIEFLTKPFRDQELLDAIHKGIELDRLRRREGEALGALQQRWATLNTGEREVVDGVVRGRLNKQIAGDLGVSEITVKVRRAQVMRKMGARTLVDLVRMYDRLQAGSA; from the coding sequence ATGCGTAAGCCCCCTGCACCTGCGGCCGAACCGGCGCCGATCGTCTACGTGGTCGACGACGATCCATCGGTGCGCGCGGCGCTGGAAGACCTGCTGGCCTCGATGGGCCTGCAGGTGCGCGCCTTCGCCTCCACCCAGGCCTTCCTTGAACACGAACTGGAAGACACCCCTGCGTGCCTGGTGCTGGACGTACGCATGCCGGGCCAGAGCGGGTTGGAGTTCCAGCGCAGCATGGGCAGCCTGGGCCTGCAGCTGCCCGTGGTGTTCATCACCGGCCACGGCGACATCGCGATGGGCGTCAACGCGATCAAGGACGGCGCCATCGAGTTCCTGACCAAACCCTTCCGCGACCAGGAACTGCTCGATGCGATCCACAAGGGCATCGAGCTCGACCGCCTGCGGCGCCGCGAGGGCGAAGCACTGGGCGCGCTGCAACAGCGCTGGGCCACACTCAATACCGGTGAGCGCGAGGTGGTCGATGGCGTGGTGCGCGGCCGTCTCAACAAGCAGATCGCCGGCGACCTGGGCGTCAGCGAGATCACGGTGAAGGTTCGCCGCGCACAGGTGATGCGCAAGATGGGTGCGCGCACCCTGGTGGATCTGGTGCGAATGTATGACCGCCTGCAGGCGGGCAGCGCTTGA
- a CDS encoding DUF3224 domain-containing protein produces MQGEAHGTFKVNLLPIGGNDGPIGVMSIDKVFHGDLQGSSVGQMLAFRSPVQGSAGYVAMERVSGTLAGRQGAFTLQHNGLMTRGRPELSVVVVPDSGSEGLLGLSGTLEITISEGRHDYRFAYALPEPE; encoded by the coding sequence ATGCAGGGCGAAGCGCACGGAACCTTTAAAGTGAACCTGCTGCCGATCGGTGGCAACGACGGCCCGATCGGGGTGATGTCGATCGACAAGGTCTTCCACGGTGACCTGCAGGGCAGCAGCGTCGGCCAGATGCTGGCGTTCCGCAGCCCGGTACAGGGCTCGGCCGGCTACGTGGCCATGGAGCGGGTGAGTGGCACGCTGGCCGGACGCCAGGGTGCTTTCACGCTGCAGCACAACGGCCTGATGACCCGTGGCAGGCCGGAGCTGAGCGTGGTGGTGGTGCCTGACTCGGGCAGTGAGGGGTTGCTCGGCCTGAGCGGCACACTGGAGATCACCATCAGTGAAGGCCGCCACGACTACCGGTTCGCCTATGCATTGCCGGAACCGGAATAG
- a CDS encoding FdhF/YdeP family oxidoreductase produces MSEQKPPRYKPYNQPAGGWGAAGATAKVLLQQSVIGKGSKALLAMNQPGGFKCPSCAFPDADERKKLEFCENGAKALAWEATQFRAGRELFAQHTVAELMAQTDYWLEMQGRLTEPMRYDAATDHYVPCSWDDAFALIGRHLQALDSPHQAEFYTSGRTPNEAAFLYSIFVREFGTNNFPDCSNMCHEPTSRGLPPAIGVGKGTIVLQDFEHAEAIFVIGQNTGTNSPRMMSNLVEARKRGIPIVAVNPMPERALIRFAEPQDVVQMATFGSTEITSEFVHIRIGGDLALIKGMMKVMFEREAQGERVLDHDFLAEHTVGLEALREDVMAQDWDEIVRVSGITQAQIRRCAEIYIRSNATVICYGMGLTQHQYGSRLLQQVANLLLLRGNFGKPGAGIGPIRGHSNVQGDRTVGIDEKPKPAYLDRVQQVFGFDPPREHGHHVVESIEAMLDGSAKVFIGLGGNFIHAVPDTPRAYEAMRGLELTVGIATKLNRGHLVHGRDALILPVVARSERIVTPAGEQFVTIEDAMSNVTASRGVLEPASADVLPEVEIVCRMAMATLPHSRVDWVRCMHDYGPIRDLIAAVYPEIYTGFNERIQQPHGFHLDIPPRRRAWPTPNGKANILVMPGLDVDDPVHDPDMLRLATVRSHDQYNTTIYSYNDRYRGVYNDRMVLFMNIEDRLARGLEKEALVSLETISGDGVQRRIEGLTVLDYPMPRGALAGYYPELNPLLPLDYYDRISGTPAAKSIPVRMSAMAAAIA; encoded by the coding sequence TGCGCGTTCCCCGATGCCGACGAACGCAAGAAGCTGGAGTTCTGCGAAAACGGTGCCAAGGCGCTGGCCTGGGAGGCCACCCAGTTCCGCGCCGGCCGTGAGCTGTTCGCGCAGCACACCGTTGCCGAACTGATGGCGCAGACCGACTACTGGCTGGAGATGCAGGGCCGGCTGACCGAGCCGATGCGCTACGACGCGGCGACCGACCACTATGTGCCGTGCAGCTGGGACGATGCCTTCGCGCTGATCGGCCGCCATCTGCAGGCGCTGGACAGCCCGCACCAGGCCGAGTTCTACACCTCTGGGCGCACGCCCAACGAAGCCGCCTTCCTCTATTCGATCTTCGTACGCGAGTTCGGCACCAACAACTTCCCGGACTGCTCGAACATGTGCCACGAGCCGACCAGCCGCGGCCTGCCGCCGGCCATCGGGGTGGGCAAGGGCACCATTGTTCTGCAGGACTTCGAGCACGCCGAGGCGATCTTCGTGATCGGCCAGAACACCGGCACCAACTCGCCGCGGATGATGAGCAACCTGGTTGAGGCGCGCAAACGCGGCATTCCGATCGTGGCGGTCAACCCGATGCCCGAGCGTGCGCTGATCCGCTTCGCCGAGCCGCAGGACGTGGTGCAGATGGCCACATTCGGTTCGACCGAGATCACCAGCGAGTTCGTGCACATCCGCATCGGCGGCGACCTGGCGCTGATCAAGGGCATGATGAAGGTGATGTTCGAGCGCGAGGCGCAGGGCGAGCGCGTGCTCGACCATGATTTCCTGGCCGAACACACGGTGGGCCTGGAGGCGCTGCGCGAGGACGTGATGGCGCAGGACTGGGACGAGATCGTGCGGGTCTCCGGCATCACACAGGCGCAGATCCGTCGCTGTGCGGAGATCTACATCCGCTCCAATGCCACCGTGATCTGCTACGGCATGGGGCTGACCCAGCACCAGTACGGCTCGCGCCTGCTGCAGCAGGTGGCCAACCTGCTGTTGCTGCGGGGCAACTTCGGCAAGCCCGGTGCTGGCATCGGGCCGATCCGCGGCCATTCCAATGTGCAGGGCGACCGTACCGTCGGTATTGACGAGAAGCCCAAGCCGGCCTATCTGGACCGCGTGCAGCAGGTGTTCGGCTTCGATCCGCCGCGCGAGCACGGGCACCACGTGGTCGAGTCGATCGAGGCGATGCTGGATGGCAGCGCCAAGGTATTCATCGGCCTGGGCGGCAACTTCATCCATGCCGTGCCTGATACGCCGCGCGCGTACGAGGCCATGCGCGGCCTTGAGCTGACCGTGGGCATCGCCACCAAGCTCAACCGTGGCCACCTGGTGCATGGTCGCGATGCGCTGATCCTGCCAGTGGTGGCGCGCTCGGAGCGCATCGTCACGCCGGCCGGCGAGCAGTTCGTCACCATCGAAGATGCGATGTCGAATGTGACAGCGTCGCGCGGCGTGCTGGAGCCTGCCAGCGCCGACGTGTTGCCCGAGGTCGAGATCGTCTGCCGCATGGCGATGGCAACCCTGCCGCACAGCAGGGTCGACTGGGTACGCTGCATGCACGACTACGGCCCCATCCGTGATCTGATCGCTGCTGTATACCCGGAGATCTACACCGGCTTCAACGAGCGCATCCAGCAGCCGCATGGTTTCCACCTGGACATCCCGCCGCGCCGCCGCGCATGGCCCACACCCAATGGCAAGGCCAACATCCTGGTGATGCCCGGCCTGGACGTGGACGATCCCGTGCACGACCCGGACATGCTGCGCCTGGCCACTGTCCGTTCGCACGACCAGTACAACACCACCATCTACAGCTACAACGACCGCTATCGTGGCGTGTACAACGATCGTATGGTGCTGTTCATGAACATCGAGGACCGGCTGGCACGAGGCCTGGAGAAAGAGGCGCTGGTCAGCCTGGAGACGATCAGCGGCGATGGCGTGCAGCGGCGCATCGAGGGCCTGACCGTACTGGACTACCCGATGCCGCGCGGCGCGCTGGCCGGCTACTACCCCGAACTGAACCCATTGCTGCCGCTGGACTACTACGACCGCATCAGCGGCACGCCCGCAGCCAAGTCGATCCCGGTGCGGATGAGTGCGATGGCGGCGGCGATTGCGTGA
- a CDS encoding low temperature requirement protein A — protein sequence MSTRLRLPALRQRDGHHARVTYEELFFDLVYVFAVTQLSHHLLHHLDLAGVMQTLVLWFAVWLGWQYACWVSNWFDPEAPRIRGLLFVTMLLALLMSSSIPEAFADRAWVFAGAYATMQVGRTVFVLLEVGRGHPLAPNFRRMLAWVSVSACFWLAGAATEGNARLALWAVAVACEYVSPMFGFAFPGLGRSHTREWTIEGGHLAERCQLFVIVALGETLLATGGVLSEIEHWSSAVVSAVLATFAGTIAMWWLYFGISSRDATEAITHAADPGRMGANFHYVHALLIAGIIATAVGNDLVMDHPGAAVTPVYATVLVAGPLIYLLGSALYKRVVYGRAPWSHLFGAVALAVLGVALTQAHLLAAGWLTSAVLLAVGLMDTRLKRRLQSA from the coding sequence ATGAGCACACGACTGCGACTGCCCGCCCTGCGTCAGCGCGATGGCCACCACGCCCGCGTGACCTACGAAGAGCTGTTCTTCGACCTCGTCTACGTATTTGCGGTTACCCAGCTCAGCCATCATCTGCTGCACCACCTGGACCTTGCCGGCGTGATGCAGACGCTGGTGCTGTGGTTCGCTGTCTGGCTGGGCTGGCAATACGCCTGCTGGGTCAGCAACTGGTTCGATCCGGAGGCGCCACGCATCCGTGGCCTGCTGTTCGTCACCATGCTGCTGGCGCTGCTGATGTCTTCGTCCATCCCCGAGGCCTTTGCCGATCGCGCCTGGGTGTTTGCCGGGGCCTACGCCACGATGCAGGTCGGGCGCACCGTGTTCGTGCTGCTGGAGGTCGGTCGCGGCCATCCGCTGGCGCCGAATTTCCGCCGGATGCTGGCCTGGGTCAGCGTCTCGGCGTGCTTCTGGCTGGCCGGGGCGGCCACCGAGGGCAATGCGCGACTTGCGCTGTGGGCGGTGGCGGTCGCCTGCGAGTATGTCTCGCCGATGTTCGGTTTTGCGTTCCCGGGGCTGGGCCGTTCGCACACCCGTGAGTGGACCATCGAAGGTGGGCACCTGGCCGAGCGATGCCAGTTGTTCGTCATCGTCGCGCTGGGGGAGACCCTGTTGGCGACGGGGGGCGTACTCAGCGAGATCGAGCACTGGAGCAGCGCTGTGGTATCGGCGGTGTTGGCCACCTTCGCCGGGACCATCGCCATGTGGTGGCTGTACTTCGGCATCTCCAGCCGCGACGCCACCGAGGCGATCACCCATGCGGCCGACCCCGGGCGCATGGGCGCCAACTTCCACTACGTGCATGCACTGCTGATCGCGGGCATCATCGCCACAGCGGTGGGCAATGACCTGGTGATGGATCACCCGGGCGCGGCGGTCACGCCGGTGTATGCGACGGTGCTGGTGGCTGGGCCGCTGATCTACCTGCTGGGCAGCGCCTTGTACAAGCGGGTGGTCTACGGGCGTGCGCCCTGGTCGCATCTGTTCGGTGCCGTGGCGCTGGCCGTGCTGGGCGTCGCGCTGACGCAGGCCCATCTGCTGGCTGCCGGCTGGCTGACCAGTGCGGTGCTGCTGGCCGTGGGACTGATGGACACGCGGTTGAAGCGCCGCCTACAAAGCGCCTGA
- the blaL1 gene encoding L1 family subclass B3 metallo-beta-lactamase, with the protein MRCSLLTFALAAALPFAQAHAAEAPLPQLRAYTVDASWLQPMAPLQIADHTWQIGTQELTALLVQTAEGAVLLDGGMPQMAGHLLDNMKARGVAPQDLRLILLSHAHADHAGPVAELKRRTGAKVVANAESAVLLARGGSDDLHFGDGITYPPASADRIIMDGEVVSIGGIDFTAHFMPGHTPGSTAWTWTDTRDGKPVRIAYADSLSAPGYQLKDNPRYPRLIEDYKRTFATVRGLPCDLLLTPHPGASNWSYAAGSKASANALTCKAYADAAEKKFEAQLAKESAAHR; encoded by the coding sequence ATGCGTTGTTCCCTGCTCACCTTCGCCCTTGCTGCCGCGCTCCCATTCGCCCAGGCGCATGCCGCCGAAGCGCCGCTACCGCAGTTGCGCGCCTACACCGTAGATGCCTCCTGGCTGCAGCCAATGGCACCATTGCAGATTGCCGACCACACCTGGCAGATCGGCACGCAGGAGCTGACCGCCCTGCTGGTGCAGACCGCCGAGGGCGCAGTGCTGCTGGATGGCGGCATGCCACAGATGGCCGGTCACCTGCTGGACAACATGAAGGCACGCGGGGTGGCACCGCAGGATCTGCGGCTGATCCTGCTCAGTCATGCGCATGCCGATCACGCCGGGCCGGTGGCGGAACTGAAGCGCCGTACCGGCGCGAAAGTGGTGGCCAACGCCGAATCGGCCGTGCTGCTGGCGCGTGGTGGCAGCGACGACCTGCACTTTGGCGACGGCATCACCTATCCGCCGGCCAGCGCCGACCGCATCATCATGGATGGCGAAGTGGTCTCCATCGGCGGCATCGACTTCACCGCTCACTTCATGCCGGGGCACACGCCGGGAAGCACTGCGTGGACCTGGACCGATACCCGCGATGGCAAGCCAGTGCGCATCGCCTACGCCGACAGCTTGAGCGCGCCGGGTTACCAGCTCAAGGACAACCCCCGCTATCCGCGCTTGATCGAAGACTACAAGCGCACCTTCGCCACGGTGCGCGGCCTTCCCTGCGACCTGCTGCTGACCCCGCATCCGGGTGCCAGCAACTGGAGCTATGCCGCCGGCAGCAAGGCCAGTGCCAACGCACTGACCTGCAAGGCTTACGCGGATGCCGCCGAAAAGAAGTTCGAGGCGCAGCTGGCCAAGGAATCTGCGGCACACCGCTGA